From Psychroflexus torquis ATCC 700755, the proteins below share one genomic window:
- the rplP gene encoding 50S ribosomal protein L16 has protein sequence MLQPKRTKFRKQQKGSMKGVSQRGHRLSNGTFGIKSLDSSFVTARQIEASRIAATRYMKREGSIWIKIFPDKPITKKPLEVRMGKGKGSVEYWAAVVQPGRILFEIGGVPHSVAKEALRLAAQKLPVKTKFIVARDYQE, from the coding sequence ATGTTACAGCCTAAAAGAACAAAATTTCGTAAGCAGCAAAAGGGAAGTATGAAAGGGGTCTCACAAAGAGGTCATAGACTTTCAAATGGAACTTTTGGAATTAAATCTTTAGATTCTTCTTTTGTTACTGCAAGACAAATTGAGGCTTCACGTATCGCAGCAACTCGCTACATGAAAAGAGAAGGTTCTATCTGGATCAAGATTTTTCCAGACAAACCTATCACTAAAAAGCCTCTTGAAGTCCGTATGGGTAAAGGAAAAGGTTCTGTAGAATATTGGGCAGCTGTTGTTCAGCCTGGTCGTATTTTATTTGAAATCGGGGGTGTTCCTCATAGTGTTGCAAAAGAAGCACTAAGATTAGCAGCTCAAAAATTACCTGTTAAAACAAAATTTATAGTCGCTAGAGATTATCAAGAATAA
- the rpsL gene encoding 30S ribosomal protein S12: protein MPTISQLVRKGRRKMTKKSKSAALDSCPQRRGVCTRVYTTTPKKPNSAMRKVARVRLTNGKEVNAYIPGEGHNLQEHSIVLVRGGRVKDLPGVRYHIVRGALDTAGVEGRLQRRSKYGAKRPKK, encoded by the coding sequence ATGCCAACAATTTCACAGTTAGTAAGAAAAGGAAGACGCAAGATGACTAAGAAGAGCAAATCGGCGGCTTTAGATTCTTGTCCTCAAAGACGTGGAGTTTGTACGCGAGTTTACACAACTACACCAAAAAAACCTAATTCAGCAATGCGTAAAGTTGCTCGTGTTAGATTAACAAATGGTAAGGAAGTAAACGCATACATTCCAGGTGAAGGACATAATCTACAGGAGCATTCGATAGTATTAGTTAGAGGCGGGAGAGTTAAAGATTTACCTGGTGTAAGGTATCATATTGTTCGTGGTGCTTTAGATACAGCAGGAGTAGAAGGCCGTCTGCAGCGCAGATCTAAGTATGGTGCTAAGAGACCTAAAAAATAA
- the rplV gene encoding 50S ribosomal protein L22 codes for MGVRKRNKAEMLKEEKSQLAIAKLNNCPTSPRKMRLVADLVRGKDVAHALQILKFSTKIASGRLEKLVLSAIANWQAKNEDADLEQARVFIKEIKVDSGSMLKRLRPAPQGRAHRIRKRSNHVTLILGEKINTES; via the coding sequence ATGGGAGTAAGAAAAAGAAATAAAGCAGAAATGCTTAAAGAGGAAAAAAGTCAACTTGCTATTGCAAAATTGAATAATTGTCCAACCTCACCCCGTAAAATGAGGTTAGTAGCCGATTTGGTTAGAGGTAAAGATGTTGCTCATGCATTGCAAATACTAAAGTTTAGTACTAAAATTGCATCAGGTAGATTAGAGAAGTTAGTTCTTTCTGCTATTGCCAACTGGCAAGCCAAAAATGAGGATGCAGATTTAGAGCAAGCTAGAGTTTTTATAAAGGAAATTAAAGTAGATAGTGGCAGTATGTTAAAACGTCTTCGCCCAGCCCCACAAGGCCGTGCACATAGAATACGTAAACGTTCAAATCATGTCACTCTTATACTAGGAGAAAAAATTAACACTGAAAGCTAG
- the rplW gene encoding 50S ribosomal protein L23 encodes MDILVKPIITEKATNESELRNAFTFAVNRNANKIQIKEAVESAYGVTVEGVRTLNVIPKIKSRYTKTGMVTGKTSAYKKAIIKVAEGETIDLYSNL; translated from the coding sequence ATGGACATCTTGGTAAAACCAATTATTACAGAGAAGGCAACAAATGAAAGCGAATTAAGAAATGCTTTTACTTTTGCTGTAAATCGTAATGCTAACAAAATCCAAATAAAGGAGGCTGTTGAGTCCGCTTATGGCGTTACGGTTGAAGGAGTGCGTACGTTGAATGTTATTCCAAAAATCAAATCTCGTTATACAAAAACGGGAATGGTGACTGGAAAAACATCCGCATACAAAAAGGCTATTATTAAAGTAGCTGAAGGAGAAACAATTGATTTGTATAGTAATCTATAA
- the rplD gene encoding 50S ribosomal protein L4: MKVSVLDIKGKETGREVELSESVFGLEPNDHVVYLDVKQHLANKRQGTHKAKERAEIVGSTRKIKKQKGTGTARAGSIKSPIFRGGGRVFGPRPRDYHFKLNKKLKRLARKTVLSQKLKNNQLMIVEDFGFEAPKTKEFLNLLDNLNIRDKKSLIVLDESNKNVYLSSRNLKTAKVVNVSELNTYNIMNSNFLLISESRLDELQNNLNK; encoded by the coding sequence ATGAAAGTATCAGTATTAGATATAAAAGGAAAAGAAACAGGTAGAGAGGTCGAACTCTCCGAATCTGTTTTTGGATTGGAACCTAATGATCACGTTGTTTATCTTGATGTAAAGCAGCACTTGGCTAATAAACGCCAAGGAACGCATAAAGCAAAAGAGAGAGCGGAGATCGTTGGTAGTACAAGAAAGATCAAGAAGCAAAAAGGAACGGGTACAGCTCGTGCAGGTAGCATTAAATCTCCTATTTTTAGAGGTGGTGGTCGCGTATTTGGTCCTAGACCTAGAGATTATCATTTCAAATTAAACAAGAAGCTTAAGCGTCTTGCGAGAAAGACTGTTCTCTCCCAAAAACTTAAAAACAATCAGTTGATGATTGTTGAAGATTTTGGATTTGAAGCTCCGAAGACAAAAGAGTTTTTAAACCTTCTTGATAACCTGAACATTAGAGACAAAAAGTCTTTGATAGTCTTGGATGAGTCGAATAAAAATGTATATTTATCGTCCCGTAATTTGAAAACTGCTAAAGTTGTAAATGTTTCAGAATTAAACACTTACAATATCATGAACAGCAACTTTTTATTAATTTCCGAAAGCAGATTAGATGAATTACAAAATAATCTCAACAAATAA
- the rplB gene encoding 50S ribosomal protein L2 has product MSVKKIKPNTPGQRFKVANGFDAITASKPEKSLLASRKRSGGRNNQGKMTMRYIGGGHKKRYRIIDFKRDKKDIQAEVMTVEYDPNRTAFIALLNYEDGEKRYIVAPSGIKVGQKIVSGLSNVPTEIGNAMPLSQIPFGTIISCVELRPEQGAVMARSAGTFAQLMAKDGKYVTIKLPSGETRMILSACIATVGAVSNSDHQLTISGKAGRSRWLGRRPRTRPVVMNPVDHPMGGGEGKSSGGHPRSRNGIPAKGFKTRSKTKPSNKHIIERKKK; this is encoded by the coding sequence ATGTCGGTTAAAAAAATAAAACCAAATACACCAGGACAGAGATTTAAGGTTGCTAATGGCTTTGATGCCATTACTGCTAGCAAGCCTGAGAAATCTTTGCTTGCCTCTCGTAAACGTTCCGGTGGTAGAAATAATCAAGGGAAAATGACTATGCGCTATATTGGTGGTGGTCATAAAAAACGTTACAGAATTATTGATTTCAAAAGAGATAAGAAAGATATCCAAGCTGAAGTCATGACTGTGGAATACGATCCTAATAGAACAGCTTTCATCGCTTTATTGAATTATGAGGATGGAGAGAAAAGATATATCGTTGCTCCCAGTGGAATTAAAGTGGGTCAGAAAATTGTTTCTGGTCTTTCTAATGTTCCTACTGAAATAGGGAATGCAATGCCACTATCTCAAATCCCTTTTGGAACCATAATTTCTTGTGTAGAATTAAGACCTGAACAAGGAGCTGTTATGGCTCGTAGTGCAGGTACTTTTGCACAATTGATGGCCAAAGATGGTAAGTACGTAACGATTAAGCTTCCTTCTGGTGAGACCAGAATGATATTGTCTGCATGTATAGCCACCGTAGGTGCTGTATCGAACAGTGATCACCAGTTAACTATATCTGGTAAAGCTGGTAGAAGTAGATGGTTGGGTAGAAGACCAAGAACAAGACCTGTTGTGATGAACCCAGTTGATCACCCAATGGGTGGAGGTGAAGGTAAGTCTTCAGGTGGTCATCCAAGATCAAGAAATGGTATTCCAGCTAAAGGATTTAAAACACGTTCTAAGACTAAGCCTAGTAATAAGCACATCATAGAACGTAAAAAGAAATAA
- the fusA gene encoding elongation factor G, translated as MAQRDLKFTRNIGIAAHIDAGKTTTTERILYYTGISHKIGEVHDGAATMDWMEQEQERGITITSAATHCTWLYREQDYMVNIIDTPGHVDFTVEVERSLRVLDGVVALFSAVDGVEPQSETVWRQADKYKVPRLGFVNKMDRQGANFFNVCTQVKEMLGGNPVPLQVPIGDEIDFKGVVDLISKKAIIWNEEDFGMTYEEIDIPAELEAEVTKYRTELVEAVAEYDDQLMEKFFEDESSISEDEIIAALRAATIDMSIIPMMCGSAFKNKGVQAMLDAVMRYLPSPVDVEAIEGHNPDTGEVETRKPHVDSPFSALAFKIATDPFVGRLAFFRAYSGRLEAGSYVLNNRSGKKERISRMYQMHSNKQEPIDYIEAGDIGAAVGFKDIKTGDTLTNLKNPLVLESMSFPEPVIGIAVEPKTKADVEKLNVALGKLAEEDPTFKVKTDEVSGQTIISGMGELHIEILVDRLKREFNVEVNEGEPQVEYKEAVTKTANHREVYKKQSGGRGKFADILFEMGPVDEDFEGAGLQFIDKIKGGRIPKEFVPAVEKGFTEAMKNGPLAGFRMDTLKVTLLDGSFHPVDSDQLSFELAAKLGYKSAAKASGAIVLEPIMKVEVVTPELNMGDIVGDLNRRRGQVNDMSDRSGAKIIKADVPLSEMFGYVTTLRTLSSGRATSTMEFLKFEETPSSISEKVIKSAKGLNE; from the coding sequence ATGGCACAAAGAGATTTAAAATTTACTAGAAATATAGGGATTGCTGCTCACATTGACGCTGGTAAAACAACGACTACTGAGCGGATTCTATATTATACCGGTATAAGTCATAAGATAGGTGAGGTTCATGATGGCGCAGCCACTATGGATTGGATGGAGCAGGAGCAGGAAAGAGGAATTACTATTACATCTGCAGCGACACATTGTACATGGCTATATAGGGAACAAGATTATATGGTTAATATCATCGATACACCAGGTCACGTTGACTTCACGGTTGAAGTAGAGCGTTCCTTGAGAGTTTTGGATGGTGTTGTTGCTTTGTTCAGCGCAGTTGATGGTGTTGAGCCACAATCTGAAACTGTTTGGAGACAGGCTGATAAATATAAAGTACCACGTCTTGGTTTCGTTAATAAAATGGATAGACAAGGGGCAAATTTCTTTAACGTGTGTACGCAAGTTAAAGAGATGTTAGGAGGTAATCCTGTACCCCTACAAGTACCAATTGGTGACGAAATTGATTTTAAAGGCGTTGTTGACTTAATTTCTAAGAAAGCAATTATCTGGAATGAAGAGGACTTCGGTATGACTTATGAAGAAATTGATATTCCTGCTGAGTTAGAAGCTGAAGTAACAAAATATAGAACTGAACTAGTTGAAGCTGTTGCTGAGTATGACGATCAGTTGATGGAGAAGTTTTTCGAAGATGAAAGCTCAATTAGCGAAGATGAGATTATTGCTGCTTTAAGAGCTGCAACTATCGATATGTCTATCATACCCATGATGTGCGGTTCCGCTTTTAAAAATAAAGGTGTTCAGGCTATGCTTGATGCCGTAATGAGATATCTTCCATCTCCTGTAGATGTTGAAGCTATTGAAGGACACAATCCTGATACAGGTGAAGTTGAAACTAGAAAGCCTCATGTTGATTCTCCTTTTTCAGCTTTAGCATTTAAAATTGCTACAGATCCTTTCGTAGGTCGTTTAGCCTTTTTTAGAGCGTATTCAGGTAGACTAGAAGCAGGTTCATACGTATTGAATAACCGTTCCGGTAAAAAAGAACGCATTTCAAGAATGTATCAAATGCACTCCAATAAACAAGAGCCAATTGATTATATTGAAGCTGGAGATATTGGTGCCGCTGTAGGTTTTAAGGACATCAAGACTGGTGATACACTTACAAATCTTAAAAATCCACTTGTTCTGGAATCTATGTCGTTTCCAGAGCCAGTTATTGGTATAGCTGTTGAGCCTAAAACCAAAGCTGATGTTGAAAAACTAAACGTTGCTTTAGGTAAACTCGCAGAAGAAGACCCTACTTTTAAAGTGAAGACTGATGAAGTTTCAGGCCAAACAATTATATCTGGTATGGGTGAGCTTCATATTGAAATTCTTGTGGATCGTTTAAAACGTGAATTTAATGTTGAAGTTAACGAAGGTGAGCCTCAAGTTGAATATAAAGAAGCTGTAACTAAAACTGCAAACCATAGAGAAGTTTACAAAAAGCAATCTGGTGGTCGTGGTAAGTTTGCTGATATCCTTTTTGAAATGGGACCTGTTGATGAAGATTTTGAAGGTGCTGGTTTACAATTTATCGATAAAATTAAAGGAGGTAGAATTCCTAAAGAATTCGTTCCTGCTGTAGAAAAAGGATTTACGGAAGCCATGAAGAATGGTCCTCTTGCTGGATTTAGAATGGATACATTAAAAGTGACTCTTTTGGACGGATCTTTCCACCCTGTAGATTCCGATCAACTTTCTTTTGAACTTGCTGCAAAGCTTGGTTATAAGTCAGCTGCAAAAGCTTCGGGAGCTATTGTTTTAGAGCCTATTATGAAAGTAGAAGTTGTGACTCCAGAATTGAACATGGGAGATATTGTTGGGGATTTGAACCGAAGAAGAGGTCAAGTTAATGACATGTCGGACAGATCTGGTGCGAAAATTATCAAAGCTGACGTACCACTTTCTGAAATGTTTGGTTATGTGACCACTTTAAGAACTTTATCATCAGGACGCGCAACATCCACAATGGAATTTTTAAAATTTGAAGAAACACCTTCGAGTATTTCTGAGAAAGTAATCAAAAGTGCTAAAGGTTTAAACGAATAA
- the rpsG gene encoding 30S ribosomal protein S7, whose translation MRKRQAKKRPILPDPKFHDQLVTRFVNMMMWDGKKSIAFKIFYDAMDIIEEKKQDDEKSALEIWKEGLSNVMPHVEVRSRRVGGATFQIPSQIRPDRKISIAMKWLIGYSRKRNEKTMAAKLAGESMAAAKEEGAAVKKRLDTHKMAEANKAFSHFRF comes from the coding sequence ATGAGAAAAAGACAGGCCAAGAAACGTCCTATACTTCCAGATCCAAAATTTCACGATCAATTGGTAACCCGATTTGTGAATATGATGATGTGGGACGGAAAAAAATCAATTGCTTTCAAAATCTTTTATGATGCAATGGATATCATTGAAGAGAAAAAGCAGGATGATGAAAAATCCGCTTTAGAAATTTGGAAAGAAGGATTATCTAATGTAATGCCCCACGTTGAAGTAAGAAGTAGACGTGTAGGAGGTGCTACTTTTCAGATACCTTCTCAAATAAGACCAGATAGAAAAATATCTATTGCTATGAAATGGTTGATAGGTTATTCTAGAAAGCGAAATGAAAAAACTATGGCAGCTAAATTAGCTGGTGAGTCTATGGCAGCTGCGAAAGAAGAAGGTGCAGCAGTTAAAAAACGCTTAGATACACATAAAATGGCTGAAGCCAATAAAGCATTCTCACATTTTAGATTCTAA
- the rpsC gene encoding 30S ribosomal protein S3 → MGQKTNPIGNRLGIIKGWESNWYGGNDYGDNLAEDHKIRKYIHARLTKASVSRVIIERTLKLVTVTITTARPGIIIGKGGQEVDKLKEELKNITDKEVQVNIFEIKRPELDAFLVATSVARQVENRISYRRATKMAIAAAIRMNAEGIKIQVSGRLNGAEMARVETYKEGRIPLSTFRADIDYALVESHTTYGRLGIKVWIMKGEVYGKRELSPLVGLANSDTKGKARRPKARRRK, encoded by the coding sequence ATGGGACAAAAAACAAATCCAATCGGCAATAGACTTGGTATCATTAAAGGATGGGAGTCCAACTGGTACGGAGGTAACGATTACGGTGATAATCTTGCAGAAGATCACAAGATTAGAAAGTATATCCATGCTCGTTTAACTAAAGCTAGTGTTTCGCGCGTAATTATTGAGCGTACGCTTAAACTTGTAACCGTTACTATTACTACTGCAAGACCCGGTATTATTATTGGGAAAGGTGGTCAGGAAGTAGACAAGTTAAAAGAAGAACTCAAAAACATTACGGATAAGGAAGTCCAGGTCAACATCTTTGAGATCAAGAGACCTGAATTAGATGCCTTTCTTGTTGCTACCAGTGTGGCACGACAAGTTGAAAACAGAATTTCTTACAGAAGAGCTACAAAAATGGCAATTGCAGCAGCTATAAGAATGAATGCTGAAGGTATTAAAATTCAAGTATCTGGACGTTTAAACGGAGCAGAAATGGCTCGAGTTGAAACTTATAAAGAAGGACGTATTCCTTTGTCCACATTTAGAGCAGACATTGACTATGCATTGGTTGAATCTCACACTACTTATGGTAGATTGGGTATCAAAGTATGGATCATGAAGGGTGAAGTATATGGAAAACGTGAGTTATCTCCATTAGTTGGCCTTGCTAACAGTGACACCAAAGGAAAAGCGAGACGACCTAAAGCTCGTCGTAGAAAATAA
- the rpsS gene encoding 30S ribosomal protein S19, translating to MARSLKKGPFVHYKLDKKVAQNLDSGKKSVIKTWSRASTITPDFVGQTFGVHNGRQFVPVFITENMVGHKLGEFSPTRTFRGHQGSKNKGKK from the coding sequence ATGGCACGTTCATTAAAGAAAGGACCTTTTGTCCATTATAAATTAGATAAAAAAGTTGCTCAGAACCTAGATTCAGGTAAAAAGTCTGTGATCAAAACATGGTCTAGAGCCTCCACCATTACTCCTGATTTCGTTGGTCAGACTTTTGGTGTCCACAACGGTAGACAATTTGTACCTGTTTTTATTACAGAAAACATGGTAGGTCACAAGCTTGGAGAATTTTCTCCAACTCGTACTTTTCGTGGTCATCAGGGTTCAAAGAATAAAGGAAAAAAATAA
- a CDS encoding ShlB/FhaC/HecB family hemolysin secretion/activation protein has translation MKDSLLSSKRYTLDSFDAAETELKLKIDSLRSIGYPFLELNQKITDKKLLASIRLNQKIDTLYIEIKKEDLDYIPKTIKIDDLEISLPYRDVQIFQKTIIEKLKTQGLSFGKSFLTDLEFKNDHALNANLVIDKGQKRRIDKVNIKGYESLPKSYISYFTGLKIGSEFIESRIQRNTEKLDNIPFISVKKPTEVLFKKDSTELFLYLEKFNSNTFDGFLGFGNNESNDFELNGYLNMVLLNNLNFGERLGVIYKNDGDGQRTFEGNIELPFVFTSPISVGADLRIFRRDSAFSNSSQTVELKYYLNEKLNLKGTAEFTNSTSLESEDLNSISEIESYSSSFYGIGAEFLKLGPRRLFGVNTYVNVNLSLGNRKTKNNTDQYKLTLNGQHQININYRNRLYLNLNSQILISNDFRNNELFRFGGVNSIRGFAENSLLASRFAVLQTEYRYILDTNLYANTVIDVGNYENKLNNINENIMGYGAGIGLKSKAGVFNLIIANSVSNVQESNFSNTRIHINFTSFF, from the coding sequence ATGAAGGATTCCTTGCTAAGCTCCAAACGGTATACACTTGACTCCTTCGATGCTGCTGAAACTGAATTGAAACTAAAAATTGATAGTTTGAGAAGTATTGGGTATCCTTTCTTAGAGTTAAACCAAAAAATTACCGATAAAAAACTTCTAGCTTCTATCCGTTTAAACCAAAAAATAGACACCTTATATATTGAAATAAAAAAAGAGGACTTAGATTATATTCCTAAGACTATTAAAATTGATGATCTAGAAATTAGCTTACCCTACCGGGATGTTCAGATCTTTCAAAAAACTATCATTGAAAAATTGAAAACTCAGGGCTTATCTTTTGGTAAATCATTTTTAACAGATCTGGAGTTTAAAAATGATCATGCTCTAAATGCAAATCTTGTGATAGACAAGGGCCAGAAAAGGAGGATTGACAAAGTCAATATAAAGGGATACGAATCTCTACCAAAAAGCTATATTTCCTATTTTACAGGTCTTAAAATAGGGTCTGAATTCATAGAGTCACGAATACAACGAAACACAGAAAAGCTCGACAACATTCCTTTTATATCTGTTAAAAAACCTACTGAGGTTTTATTTAAAAAGGACTCTACAGAACTCTTCCTATATTTAGAAAAATTTAATTCCAACACCTTTGATGGTTTTCTGGGTTTTGGGAATAATGAAAGCAACGACTTTGAATTGAATGGCTATCTAAACATGGTGCTTTTAAATAACCTGAATTTTGGAGAACGCCTTGGAGTGATTTATAAAAACGATGGGGATGGACAACGGACTTTTGAAGGGAATATCGAATTACCATTTGTGTTTACCTCTCCTATAAGCGTTGGTGCAGACTTAAGAATCTTCAGAAGAGACTCTGCATTTTCAAATAGCTCACAAACTGTTGAGTTAAAATATTATCTCAATGAAAAGCTCAACTTAAAAGGCACAGCAGAATTCACAAACTCGACAAGCCTAGAATCGGAAGACCTTAATTCGATATCAGAGATAGAGAGTTACAGCTCATCATTCTATGGGATTGGTGCAGAATTTCTAAAATTAGGCCCTAGGCGGCTATTTGGGGTAAATACGTATGTAAATGTAAATCTTTCTCTAGGAAATAGGAAAACAAAAAATAACACGGACCAGTACAAGCTGACTTTGAACGGCCAACACCAAATTAACATCAATTATCGCAACAGGCTCTACCTGAATCTCAATAGCCAAATCCTAATTTCTAATGACTTTCGTAACAATGAATTATTTCGCTTTGGTGGTGTTAACTCTATACGTGGATTTGCCGAAAACAGCCTTTTAGCCTCTAGATTTGCAGTCCTACAGACTGAATATAGATACATTTTGGATACAAATTTGTATGCAAATACTGTGATTGATGTAGGAAATTATGAAAATAAACTCAATAATATTAACGAAAACATAATGGGATACGGTGCAGGTATTGGTCTGAAGTCGAAAGCAGGGGTTTTTAATCTCATCATAGCAAATTCGGTATCTAACGTGCAAGAATCAAACTTTTCTAACACAAGAATACATATCAATTTCACATCTTTTTTCTAA
- the rpsJ gene encoding 30S ribosomal protein S10: protein MSQKIRIKLKSYDYNLVDKSAEKIVKTVKTTGAVVTGPIPLPTQRKIFTVLRSPHVNKKAREQFQLDSFKRLLDIYSSSSKTIDALMKLELPSGVEVEIKV from the coding sequence ATGAGTCAAAAAATAAGAATTAAACTAAAATCATATGACTATAACTTAGTGGATAAGTCTGCTGAGAAAATTGTCAAGACAGTTAAGACAACTGGTGCTGTGGTTACTGGACCAATTCCATTACCTACGCAACGTAAAATCTTTACTGTATTAAGATCTCCACACGTTAACAAGAAAGCGAGAGAGCAATTTCAATTAGATTCTTTTAAGCGATTATTAGATATTTATAGCTCTTCATCAAAAACTATCGATGCTTTGATGAAGCTTGAGTTACCAAGTGGTGTAGAAGTAGAGATCAAGGTTTAA
- the rpmC gene encoding 50S ribosomal protein L29 — protein MRQSEVKELSVEELYEELTNNKTKLSDLKMTHVLSPLENPSEIKKVRRSIARIATEITKRELD, from the coding sequence ATGAGACAATCTGAAGTAAAAGAACTTTCGGTAGAAGAATTATATGAAGAATTAACAAATAATAAGACAAAGTTGTCCGATTTGAAAATGACTCACGTGCTTTCTCCTTTAGAAAACCCTTCTGAAATTAAAAAAGTTAGAAGATCAATTGCGAGAATCGCTACCGAAATCACAAAAAGAGAATTAGATTAA
- the rplC gene encoding 50S ribosomal protein L3, whose protein sequence is MSGLIGKKIGMTSIFDENGKNIPCTVIEAGPCVVTQVRTNEVDGYEALQLGFDDKSDKNATKADLGHFKKAGSSVKRKVIEFQGFKEEYKLGDHITVDLFKENEFVDVSATSKGKGFQGVVKRHGFAGSQRTHGQQSMLRAPGSVGAASYPARIFKGMKMGGQMGSQKVKVQNLRVLKVVPEKNLIVIKGCVPGHNNTYVTIQK, encoded by the coding sequence ATGTCTGGGTTAATAGGAAAAAAAATCGGCATGACTAGCATCTTCGATGAGAATGGAAAGAATATTCCATGTACCGTTATAGAGGCTGGACCATGTGTAGTTACCCAAGTCAGAACCAACGAGGTTGACGGGTATGAAGCGCTTCAACTTGGTTTCGATGACAAATCAGACAAAAACGCCACTAAAGCAGACTTAGGTCACTTTAAGAAAGCTGGTAGTTCTGTCAAAAGAAAAGTCATTGAATTCCAGGGATTCAAAGAAGAGTATAAGTTAGGTGATCACATCACAGTAGACTTATTTAAAGAAAATGAATTTGTAGACGTAAGTGCTACATCTAAAGGTAAAGGATTCCAAGGAGTTGTAAAACGTCATGGCTTTGCAGGTTCACAACGAACACACGGCCAACAAAGTATGTTGAGAGCTCCAGGTTCTGTAGGTGCTGCCTCATATCCAGCTCGTATTTTCAAAGGAATGAAAATGGGTGGACAAATGGGAAGTCAAAAAGTAAAAGTTCAAAATCTAAGAGTGTTGAAAGTGGTTCCAGAAAAGAACTTGATCGTTATCAAGGGCTGTGTTCCTGGACATAACAACACTTATGTAACTATTCAGAAGTAA